The following is a genomic window from Brachionichthys hirsutus isolate HB-005 chromosome 15, CSIRO-AGI_Bhir_v1, whole genome shotgun sequence.
TATTGgtaacagtcagacaaatgctatatggcggaggtaataaaatattcaaatatgtgTGATTGACTCCTGTTTTTTTCATCTAAAACATTCTATTaaattcaaatatttgtattattaactTATAATAatgtagaaatgtgtttttttggttaGGTTTGAGATGGTTGATTGCTCTCTTTCATAATTTGATTTATCTTTCATCATACCTTTTTATCAGAACATTTTTGGTCAGAACAGAATATATGTCATTGCTTTGAGGGACATATAAAGGACCTCGTCTGATGTAATTAATTCCAGTGATTTTAATACCTTTCAATTTCATTCTGCAGGAGCCCATCTGATGCAGAAACCTGCCTCTTATGGACTGAGAGACAGTCCAACTCCTGTGTTCCACGGGGTTATGAGAGTCACAGCTTCCTGAACCAGCATGGACAGATACGCACAGTCCTCTCCATCACTTCCTGCCTTTGCCAAAACACTGCGCCCTCCACCGGAAAATAATAACTTCCATTCCTTTGTCCGGAGTTGGAAAAAATGGAATTCACAGTAACACGTTTAAGCGTTTTGCTACCCTAAACTATTATTGTATTATATGTaacatatgtaaaaaaaaaaaaaaaaaaaaaaaaagatggattttgtaaataaatgaaaattacAACAATCTGTGAGAACTTGTCATTATTGTCCCACATTTTTCTaaaactgcaaataaaaaatgaaatgtttcaagatgtttttttttttaaatcaaattactCCGAACGTTTCgaagaaacaaaataaacctTCTAAACGGTGCAAGATCACACGAAGGCCCCCCAAAAATAGGCAAACGTTCCTTTGAAAGAACACACGTGCGGTTAATTGTTCCTTGGTTCGATATGAACGTGTGAAACAACACGGTGTGCGTTTTTCATCATTCTCAGATGTTTTATGGCATACTTTCAAAGAGTCACAGAAAGCAAACGTTGATCTCTTAAATGTTTATTGGGGGACGGGGGGCGCACAagaccttttaaaaaaacattgtagTCACTCTTTCGCTCGCACGTAACTGCGCGTAAAGATCAAAGTAACCAAATGGCACATGCACCTCCGCATAGTATTTCCTGGCAAAGAATCTAGagtttgacaaaaaataaagaactttCAAGAAAAGCTTCTCGATTGGGTTTAAATTCAGGGTtaataacaaatatatttatctaatttatatatatttctacatgtaaaaccaaacaaaactaAAAATCTAAATGGCATCAACTTATTGGTTGCAGTTCTCCTAAATGTAAAACTGACACCGCTGGCACTGGATCAGCATGTGTAGCGATCGACACCTTCTTCTTTATCGAAGTAATTGGTTTCCACCCATAACACTTCCCATTATTCTTGATTAATGGTTTCATTTAGGCGCAGTTAACCTCCCACGGTGAAAGACCtcactggaaaaaaacattctcccGACTTTCTGCGGTTTGTAATTCACCTATATAACGCGACTTAAATCAGATCCAAAAATACATTCCACAATAACGCATTCGCTCCTCGATGCGCCGAAACGCGTTTACGGCGGCTGGATAAAAGTTTATTTGACAATCTGGTCGCAGACGAGCCAGACAAAGGGCTTGAATAAAATCTCCAATCGGATTCACACCTTGTTCGCACCGCCATTAGTCTCCCTTTACATTTGCTGATTGGTGATTTACATTTGCGACCAAATAGCATCTTTACTGCTGTTTGCCAAGGCTTTGAAAGGCACCGAGCAAGAGAAAAGGGAGCATTATATAAAAAGTCGAGCCTCTCAGGACCCTGCAGTCACTCCAGCTCCAATTTGTCGGTCGCTTGCGGGGCCCAAGGTCGATGCGCCGGGAATCGAGCCCTCATTCCAGAGATGTTGATGCTGCTCAGCTTTGCCGCGTTCGTGTGCGCCGCCGCTGCGCGCCCTCCGGTCCACGAGCCGGAGGATCACTTCTCCGCCGTCAACGACCCGGAGCAAGTCCGCTCGGCTGCTATCAAGAGACTCCTGGAGGTGTTCGGGATGGATGACCCCCCAGCTGCGCACGCGCACAAGCAGCAGCCGCCGCAGTACATGCTGGACCTGTACAACACTGTCGCCGACGCGAACGGCGTGACCAAAGTCCCGAACCTCCTGGAGGGGAACACCGTGCGCAGCTTCTTTGACAAACGTAAGTGCGGATGGGACAGGCAAGACCGTTGCGGGTTTGCGTGTCGCTCACGCACGCGAAGGAAGCTGTCTCGTTGGTTCTAACGCCATTCTTTGCGTTGCAGTTCACAGCGAGCAGGTGGAGTACAGGTTCAACTTGTCCACGGTGGCCAGAACTGAGAAGGTTCTCACTGCAGAGCTGCATCTTTTCAAGCTGCGGCCTCAAGCGAAGCTCAAGCAGCATCATTTCTGCCAGGTAGGAGCGGGATGAGAAGCAGCAAATCTACCCAAAtgcgtctctcacacacacacacacacacacagagagagagagattacagTCATTTCTTCTGTTCCACTCAGGTTAGTGTGTATCAGCTGTTTGACACCAGCAGAAGCAATAACACACAAGAAAAGAAACTGCTGTCGTCTCGCCTGGTTCCAGTCCACACTACTGGCTGGGAAGTGTTCACGATTACACACGCAGTAAGTATCCACTTCTTTTTGAAGCTTAGTGCTGATTGATGTCTGTGgggaattccccccccccgacgtatatatatacagctgcctcaattctgtgttttatttaaagcgGTTCACGTGAATTCTTTCATCAAGGTCCGCTCCTGGATGTCAGATGACGGCAGCAATCTGGGCCTCCGTGTGACGGTCCGGACgctgggaggaagccagatGGACATGAAAGCGATCCGCTTTGCTTCTGGACGCAGCCACCACCAGAGCAAACAGCCCATGCTGGTGGTGTTCACCGACGACGGCCGTCGCTCCACCACTCTGGAAAACACGGGTATGATTTGTGCTCAGCGTGAAGGTGACAATTTACAGTTCAACTTTCAGAGATTGTGCTCTGCTTAGCAGGGGTGCATCTAAGCATTATAGGATCCCGGGGGGGTCCCCCAATTTCCCATTCTCCCCTCATCACTTTTATTCTCTTATAC
Proteins encoded in this region:
- the admp gene encoding anti-dorsalizing morphogenic protein, with amino-acid sequence MLLSFAAFVCAAAARPPVHEPEDHFSAVNDPEQVRSAAIKRLLEVFGMDDPPAAHAHKQQPPQYMLDLYNTVADANGVTKVPNLLEGNTVRSFFDKLHSEQVEYRFNLSTVARTEKVLTAELHLFKLRPQAKLKQHHFCQVSVYQLFDTSRSNNTQEKKLLSSRLVPVHTTGWEVFTITHAVRSWMSDDGSNLGLRVTVRTLGGSQMDMKAIRFASGRSHHQSKQPMLVVFTDDGRRSTTLENTGMISATSGLPHAPLAGSPSRSARSVDYSEEEGVSLPCQRLPLYVDFEEIGWSGWIVSPRGYNAYHCKGSCPFPLGQNMKPTNHATVQSIINALKLIKGIETPCCVPEKLFSINLLFFDDEENVVLKQYNDMVAGSCGCH